One genomic window of Hydra vulgaris chromosome 03, alternate assembly HydraT2T_AEP includes the following:
- the LOC100214022 gene encoding calmodulin-A — translation MGETLTEEQIAEFKEAFSLFDKDGDGTITTKELGTVMRSLGQNPTEAELQDMINEVDADGNGTIDFPEFLTMMARKMKDTDSEEEIKEAFRVFDKDGNGFISAAELRHVMTNLGEKLTDEEVDEMIREADVDGDGQVNYDEFVKMMMSK, via the exons ggTGAAACTCTAACTGAAGAACAAATTGCTGAGTTCAAGGAGGCTTTCTCTCTCTTTGATAAAGACGGTGATGGCACAATCACAACTAAAGAGCTAGGAACAGTTATGAGGAGTTTAGGACAAAACCCTACTGAAGCTGAGTTACAAGATATGATCAATGAAGTAGATGCAGATGGAAATGGCACAATTGATTTTCCTGAGTTTTTAACTATGATGGCTCGTAAGATGAAAGACACTGACTCAGAAGAAGAAATTAAAGAAGCTTTTAGGGTTTTTGACAAAGATGGTAATGGGTTTATTAGTGCTGCTGAACTTAGACATGTTATGACAAATCTTGGCGAAAAATTAACAGATGAAGAAGTTGATGAAATGATCAGAGAAGCTGATGTTGATGGAGATGGTCAAGTAAATTATGAtg aatttgTTAAGATGATGATGTCAAAGTAA